A section of the Thauera chlorobenzoica genome encodes:
- a CDS encoding thioesterase family protein — protein sequence MSETLQPGLTLTRRYDIDAARTIDVMGDECRVYSTPALLYDIEVCCRDLLLPHIGEGKDSVGTRVELDHVGATLIGMWVEITVKLVEVNGPAVVFEFSARDALEEVARGRHNRFVVGVDKTKQRLLGKLAKAKSA from the coding sequence ATGAGTGAAACCCTTCAACCCGGCCTGACCCTGACCCGCCGCTACGACATCGACGCCGCCCGCACCATCGACGTCATGGGCGACGAATGCCGCGTGTATTCGACCCCGGCCCTGCTCTACGACATCGAAGTATGCTGCCGCGACCTGCTCCTGCCCCACATCGGCGAAGGCAAGGATTCGGTCGGCACCCGGGTCGAGCTCGACCACGTCGGCGCCACCCTGATCGGCATGTGGGTCGAGATCACGGTCAAGCTGGTCGAAGTCAACGGCCCCGCCGTGGTCTTCGAATTCAGCGCCCGCGACGCCCTCGAAGAAGTCGCCCGCGGCCGCCACAACCGCTTCGTGGTCGGCGTCGACAAGACCAAGCAGCGCCTGCTCGGCAAGCTCGCCAAGGCCAAGTCGGCCTGA
- a CDS encoding MarR family winged helix-turn-helix transcriptional regulator — protein sequence MGRSHSEPQAPLRADAITYGLLPELIGYRLRLAQIAIFRDFCVKVGEADITPTLFGVLVLIDANPGMKQTQLAEAIQLDRSSVVSVLDKLEARKLVERIRAPDNRRANALHLTAAGRELLHTLTPQVLDHERRLVSRLSAEEQAQLRTLLGRVVAGLQQNDELPLPTAP from the coding sequence ATGGGCCGCAGCCACTCCGAACCCCAGGCACCGCTTCGCGCCGACGCCATCACCTATGGCCTGCTCCCCGAGCTCATCGGCTACCGCCTGCGCCTGGCCCAGATCGCCATTTTTCGCGACTTCTGCGTCAAGGTCGGGGAAGCCGACATCACCCCAACCCTGTTCGGGGTCCTCGTCCTGATCGATGCCAACCCCGGGATGAAGCAGACTCAGCTCGCCGAAGCGATCCAGCTCGACCGTTCGAGCGTGGTGTCGGTCCTCGACAAGCTCGAAGCACGCAAACTGGTCGAGCGCATCCGCGCGCCCGACAACCGCCGCGCCAACGCCCTCCACCTCACCGCCGCCGGCCGCGAGCTGCTGCACACCCTGACCCCGCAAGTGCTCGATCACGAGCGGCGCCTCGTCAGCCGCCTCAGCGCAGAGGAACAGGCCCAGCTGCGCACCCTTCTCGGACGCGTGGTCGCAGGACTGCAGCAGAACGACGAACTGCCGCTGCCGACCGCGCCCTGA
- a CDS encoding Fic family protein encodes MIALEFPDIRLRVDTDHFGPVLFETGVDPEQLRLTMQRVEDAHTRFAHSPLAQVANKLEREVIASSIYGTNTIEGGALTEDETRAAMDLDPAQVQEIEQRRVLNIKAAYARARQAALDPAWVLSIDFITTIHGLVTHDLPHPDNRPGLIRDNPKGRITHVGSPQHGGRYKPPQYDHDIWRLLAGLLDWHQQLADAGVHPLVRAPLVHYYYELIHPFWDGNGRVGRVIEATLLQAAGYEYAPFALARYYLDHIDTYFTLFNTCRKAAEKHQPHPNTAFVLFHQEGMRLTINALHDRVNRLVSILLFQSRTRELLDSKVINARQYTIVSQVLTQAHPLPLGELRHTPWYASLYLKLNDKTRSRDLKKLRELDLLILDQEGQVWPGCVQLRNRRLR; translated from the coding sequence ATGATCGCCCTGGAATTCCCCGACATCCGGCTTCGGGTCGACACCGATCATTTCGGCCCGGTGCTGTTCGAGACCGGCGTCGATCCGGAACAACTCCGTCTGACGATGCAGCGCGTCGAGGATGCCCATACGCGGTTTGCGCACTCTCCCTTGGCGCAGGTCGCCAACAAACTCGAACGCGAGGTCATTGCCAGCAGCATCTACGGAACCAACACGATCGAAGGCGGCGCCCTCACCGAGGACGAAACCCGCGCGGCGATGGATCTCGACCCCGCGCAGGTGCAGGAGATCGAGCAGCGGCGTGTGCTCAACATCAAGGCCGCGTACGCGCGCGCGCGACAGGCCGCACTCGATCCGGCGTGGGTGCTCTCGATCGATTTCATCACCACCATCCACGGACTGGTCACCCACGACCTCCCCCACCCCGACAACCGGCCGGGGCTGATCCGTGACAACCCGAAAGGCCGCATTACCCACGTCGGCAGTCCGCAGCATGGCGGGCGCTACAAGCCGCCGCAGTATGATCACGACATCTGGCGGCTGCTGGCGGGTCTGCTGGACTGGCACCAGCAACTCGCCGATGCCGGCGTCCATCCGTTGGTGCGGGCGCCGCTGGTGCATTACTACTACGAGCTGATCCACCCGTTCTGGGACGGCAACGGCCGCGTCGGGCGCGTCATCGAAGCCACGCTGCTGCAGGCGGCGGGCTACGAGTACGCGCCATTCGCCCTGGCGCGCTACTACCTCGACCACATCGACACCTACTTCACCCTGTTCAACACCTGCCGCAAGGCGGCCGAAAAGCATCAGCCGCATCCGAACACGGCCTTCGTGCTGTTTCACCAGGAAGGGATGCGCCTGACGATCAACGCGCTGCATGATCGCGTCAATCGGCTCGTCAGCATCCTGCTCTTCCAGAGCCGGACTCGCGAGTTGCTCGACAGCAAGGTCATCAATGCGCGCCAGTACACCATCGTGTCGCAAGTGCTGACCCAGGCGCACCCGCTGCCGCTTGGCGAACTCCGGCACACGCCGTGGTATGCCAGCCTCTATCTGAAGCTGAACGACAAGACGCGCAGCCGCGACCTGAAGAAGCTTCGCGAACTGGATCTGCTCATTCTCGACCAGGAAGGCCAGGTGTGGCCGGGTTGCGTACAGCTTCGCAATCGCAGGCTGCGGTGA
- a CDS encoding CoA-binding protein: MTQATGNSAPETVAAEAAGILQSALRDGSETLDDARTAALLALTGLQRAPAVPAGAIEFALRAHTTREFGLVLSAGLGGLDAELDPADFARDRAAVHAAVELTDGADFLERFRHTLAYRRIALLAARAGRPLPDAALAAGFDAVLAIARGARPDAPQAGAVLQELRLDCAYDGEAIRVTAARASVGAPPVQRVARPIHKIDRLLHPQRIGIIGVSANGMNFGRIILRNLLGSGCPPERLCIIRAGGGEIDGVGCIENVGAIEGKLDLLIVAVAADAVYPLVDEILESNTVEAVMLIPGGLGETAKSREPAAALAAKINAAHARGDGGPVFLGANCLGVVSHPGAYDSWFIPLERLPKPQKRAQRDAVMLSQSGAFMITRLSQNPWLDPRYMIAMGNQTDLTHGDLLSWFAEREEVHSIGIYVEGFKDLDGLAFARAVRRAVLGGKQVVVYKSGRSTAGQGGVMGHTASIAGDPVLFASVLQQAGAIVTDNVEAFDDLFYMAGTLHAKQIGGNRLGAASGAGFEAVSAADSIDGETFSMRMGTLGAATVARIEEILVEKKLAALVEVRNPLDMNPGADDDAHVRITEAMIADDDIDAVVVGLDPTAPMVRGLEQSKLRPGYDISDPAGTVHILPPLVERCAKPIVAVVDGGRLYDAMAAAMMDRGVCVFRNVARGTRALVRYVEARLDAERIRKHFGER, translated from the coding sequence ATGACCCAGGCCACCGGGAATTCCGCACCGGAAACCGTCGCCGCCGAAGCGGCCGGGATCCTGCAAAGTGCATTGCGTGACGGGAGCGAGACGCTCGACGACGCCCGGACCGCCGCCCTGCTGGCGCTCACCGGGCTCCAGCGCGCCCCCGCGGTCCCCGCCGGCGCGATCGAGTTCGCGCTGCGCGCCCACACCACGCGCGAGTTCGGGCTCGTCCTCAGCGCCGGTCTCGGCGGCCTCGACGCCGAGCTCGATCCGGCCGACTTCGCCCGTGACCGCGCCGCGGTCCACGCCGCGGTCGAGCTGACCGACGGCGCCGACTTCCTCGAGCGCTTCCGCCACACCCTGGCGTATCGGCGCATCGCCCTTCTCGCCGCCCGCGCGGGCCGGCCGCTGCCCGACGCCGCGCTCGCCGCCGGCTTCGACGCCGTGCTCGCGATCGCCCGCGGCGCGCGCCCGGACGCCCCACAGGCCGGGGCCGTGCTCCAGGAGCTGCGCCTCGACTGCGCCTACGACGGCGAGGCGATCCGCGTCACCGCCGCCCGCGCCAGCGTCGGCGCGCCACCGGTACAGCGCGTGGCGCGCCCGATCCACAAGATCGACCGCCTCCTCCACCCCCAGCGCATCGGCATCATCGGGGTATCGGCCAACGGCATGAACTTCGGCCGCATCATCCTGCGCAACCTGCTCGGCAGCGGCTGCCCGCCCGAGCGCCTGTGCATCATCCGCGCCGGCGGCGGCGAGATCGACGGCGTCGGCTGCATCGAAAACGTGGGCGCGATCGAGGGCAAGCTCGACCTGCTGATCGTCGCGGTCGCCGCCGACGCGGTCTATCCGCTCGTCGACGAGATCCTCGAGAGCAACACCGTCGAGGCGGTGATGCTGATTCCCGGCGGCCTCGGCGAGACCGCCAAGAGCCGCGAGCCGGCCGCCGCGCTGGCAGCGAAGATCAACGCCGCCCACGCCCGCGGCGACGGTGGCCCGGTGTTCCTCGGCGCCAACTGCCTGGGGGTGGTGTCGCACCCGGGCGCCTACGACTCCTGGTTCATTCCCCTCGAGCGCCTGCCCAAACCGCAAAAGCGCGCCCAGCGCGACGCGGTGATGCTGAGCCAGAGCGGCGCCTTCATGATCACCCGGCTGAGCCAGAACCCCTGGCTCGACCCGCGCTACATGATCGCGATGGGCAACCAGACCGACCTCACCCACGGCGATCTGCTGTCCTGGTTCGCCGAGCGCGAGGAGGTGCACAGCATCGGCATCTACGTCGAAGGCTTCAAGGACCTCGACGGCCTCGCCTTCGCCCGCGCGGTGCGCCGCGCCGTGCTCGGCGGCAAGCAGGTGGTGGTGTATAAGTCCGGCCGCAGCACGGCCGGCCAGGGCGGGGTGATGGGGCACACCGCCTCGATCGCGGGCGACCCGGTGCTGTTCGCCTCGGTGCTGCAGCAGGCCGGCGCGATCGTCACCGACAACGTCGAGGCCTTCGACGACCTGTTCTACATGGCCGGCACCCTCCACGCCAAGCAGATCGGCGGCAACCGCCTCGGCGCCGCCAGCGGCGCCGGCTTCGAGGCGGTGAGCGCGGCCGACTCGATCGACGGCGAAACCTTCTCGATGCGGATGGGCACGCTCGGCGCCGCCACCGTCGCCCGCATCGAGGAAATCCTCGTCGAGAAGAAGCTCGCCGCCCTGGTCGAGGTGCGCAACCCGCTCGACATGAACCCGGGGGCCGACGACGACGCCCACGTCCGCATCACCGAAGCGATGATCGCCGACGACGACATCGATGCCGTGGTGGTCGGCCTCGACCCCACCGCGCCAATGGTGCGCGGGCTCGAGCAGAGCAAGCTGCGCCCGGGTTACGACATCAGCGACCCGGCCGGCACCGTGCACATCCTGCCGCCGCTGGTCGAGCGCTGCGCCAAGCCGATCGTCGCCGTCGTCGATGGCGGCCGCCTCTACGATGCGATGGCCGCCGCGATGATGGATCGCGGCGTGTGCGTGTTCCGCAACGTCGCCCGCGGCACCCGTGCGCTGGTACGCTACGTCGAGGCCCGCCTCGACGCCGAGCGCATCCGCAAGCATTTCGGCGAGCGCTGA
- the peaD gene encoding quinohemoprotein amine dehydrogenase subunit beta — protein MTIPLRLKTLGLSGLLGAAALLAGCAGPLHQAAPHDPDPEYLLTVTRPGVLQVIDMKTDTLARSCPVPGKFGSGALVPSPDGRHAFVLNNLSEDVYGFELETCKLVFSARQSSGDVRVKTFQSIAVSADGSELYTVQNPVRRHLDRFEVLPPRLAVYRIADGLEAQPLRTFPVNRRITKIAATATGEVILGGADIEAIDTRSGAVRTVSALASWDRGPLWSQPDAFAMHSQGEHRNEYLMPYTAAKFTSPAQDMATAQWWWGMSRVDLATGKAETREIFPFEFIVFTLVADPRDPNILYGAFNTVSKHDISARKTLKVVDLDQTYYSIQISRDGSRLYIGGAGNVISVHDSDSLQKTGSIRLPGDMSTADVRVAYARR, from the coding sequence ATGACCATCCCCCTGCGCTTGAAAACCCTGGGCCTGAGCGGCCTGCTCGGGGCGGCCGCCCTGCTCGCCGGCTGTGCCGGGCCGCTGCACCAGGCCGCCCCCCATGATCCCGATCCGGAATACCTGCTGACGGTGACCCGGCCCGGCGTGCTCCAGGTGATCGACATGAAGACCGACACCCTCGCGCGCAGCTGCCCGGTGCCCGGCAAGTTCGGTTCGGGGGCGCTGGTGCCGTCGCCCGACGGGCGCCACGCCTTCGTCCTCAACAATCTGTCGGAGGACGTCTACGGCTTCGAGCTGGAGACCTGCAAGCTGGTCTTTTCCGCCAGGCAGTCGAGCGGCGACGTGCGGGTGAAGACCTTCCAGTCGATCGCGGTGAGCGCCGACGGCAGCGAGCTGTACACCGTGCAGAACCCGGTCCGCCGCCATCTCGACCGCTTCGAGGTGCTGCCGCCGCGGCTGGCGGTATACCGCATCGCCGACGGGCTCGAGGCGCAGCCGCTGCGGACCTTCCCGGTGAACCGGCGGATCACCAAGATCGCCGCCACCGCGACCGGCGAAGTCATCCTCGGCGGTGCCGACATCGAGGCCATCGACACCCGCAGCGGTGCGGTGCGCACGGTCTCGGCGCTGGCGAGTTGGGACCGCGGGCCGCTGTGGTCGCAGCCGGACGCGTTTGCGATGCATTCCCAGGGCGAGCACCGCAACGAGTACCTGATGCCCTACACCGCGGCGAAGTTCACCAGCCCGGCGCAGGACATGGCCACGGCGCAGTGGTGGTGGGGCATGAGCCGCGTCGACCTGGCCACCGGCAAGGCGGAGACGCGGGAAATCTTCCCCTTCGAATTCATCGTGTTCACCCTGGTGGCCGATCCGCGCGACCCGAACATCCTGTACGGCGCGTTCAACACCGTGTCCAAGCACGACATTTCCGCGCGCAAGACGCTGAAGGTGGTCGATCTCGACCAGACCTACTACAGCATCCAGATCTCGCGCGACGGCTCCCGGCTGTACATCGGCGGCGCCGGCAACGTGATCAGCGTGCATGACAGCGATTCGCTGCAGAAGACCGGTTCGATCCGGCTGCCGGGAGACATGTCGACCGCGGATGTGCGGGTGGCTTACGCGCGTCGCTGA
- the paaK gene encoding phenylacetate--CoA ligase PaaK codes for MADTTSNTATHEPIEFADRATLAKLQLERMRWSLQHAYDNVPHYRNAFDAAGVQPSDLRELADLAKFPFTSKQDLRDNYPYGLFAVPMADIVRVHASSGTTGRPTVVGYTRNDIQTWASVMARSLRAAGGSRNDIILNSYGYGLFTGGLGAHYGGEALGATVIPMGGGNTDKQIQLIQEFGPTIILATPSYMLTLADEMERRGLDPSSTSLRMGLFGAEPWTNEMRHEIETRLGIDAVDVYGLSEVMGPGVACECVETKDGPHIWEDHFYPEIIDPVSGEVLPEGELGELVFTSLTKEAMPVIRYRTRDLTRLLPGTARSMRRMDKITGRSDDMLIIRGVNVFPTQIEEVLLRNDKLCGHYQLVLSRDAHLDRLTVRAELRPDISESIGRADRLQLAADVRHAIKSLVGVTAEIEILDTDSIERTQVGKAKRVIDRRNLQEAGL; via the coding sequence ATGGCTGATACCACTTCGAACACTGCAACCCACGAACCGATCGAGTTCGCCGATCGCGCCACCCTGGCCAAGCTGCAACTCGAGCGCATGCGCTGGTCGCTGCAGCACGCCTACGACAACGTCCCCCATTACCGCAACGCGTTCGACGCCGCCGGCGTGCAGCCGTCGGACCTGCGCGAGCTCGCCGACCTGGCGAAGTTTCCGTTCACCAGCAAGCAGGACCTGCGCGACAACTACCCCTACGGCCTGTTCGCGGTGCCGATGGCCGACATCGTGCGCGTCCACGCCTCGTCCGGCACCACCGGCCGCCCCACCGTGGTCGGCTACACCCGCAACGACATCCAGACCTGGGCCAGCGTCATGGCGCGCTCGCTGCGCGCAGCCGGCGGCAGCCGCAACGACATCATCCTCAACTCCTACGGCTACGGCCTGTTCACCGGCGGCCTGGGCGCGCACTACGGCGGCGAGGCCCTCGGCGCGACGGTGATCCCGATGGGCGGCGGCAACACCGACAAGCAGATCCAGCTGATCCAGGAGTTCGGCCCCACCATCATCCTGGCGACGCCGTCCTACATGCTGACCCTGGCCGACGAGATGGAGCGCCGCGGGCTCGACCCCTCGAGCACCTCGCTGCGCATGGGCCTGTTCGGCGCCGAACCGTGGACCAACGAGATGCGCCACGAGATCGAGACCCGGCTCGGCATCGACGCCGTCGACGTCTACGGCCTGTCCGAAGTGATGGGGCCGGGGGTGGCCTGCGAGTGTGTCGAGACCAAGGACGGTCCGCACATCTGGGAAGATCACTTCTACCCCGAGATCATCGACCCGGTGAGCGGCGAAGTGCTGCCCGAGGGCGAACTCGGCGAGCTCGTGTTCACTTCGCTGACCAAGGAAGCGATGCCGGTGATCCGCTACCGCACGCGCGATCTCACCCGTCTGCTGCCGGGCACCGCGCGCAGCATGCGGCGGATGGACAAGATCACCGGGCGCAGCGACGACATGCTGATCATCCGCGGGGTCAATGTGTTCCCGACCCAGATCGAGGAGGTCCTGCTGCGCAACGACAAGCTGTGCGGCCACTACCAGCTCGTGCTCAGCCGCGACGCCCACCTCGACCGCCTCACCGTGCGCGCCGAGCTGCGTCCCGACATCTCCGAAAGCATCGGCCGTGCCGACCGCCTGCAGCTCGCCGCCGACGTCCGCCACGCGATCAAGAGCCTGGTCGGAGTCACTGCCGAAATCGAAATCCTCGACACCGACAGCATCGAGCGCACCCAGGTGGGCAAGGCCAAGCGCGTGATCGACCGCCGCAACCTGCAGGAAGCCGGCCTCTGA